A portion of the Streptomyces coeruleoprunus genome contains these proteins:
- a CDS encoding winged helix DNA-binding domain-containing protein, with protein sequence MSPARRPRITADERRARLAVRHHLAPASRAATVEEVAASLTALHGTDPATVHLAAGARLSDEAAPRGPVAAMERALYEDRSLIRMHGMRHTVFVFPAPLAPVVQSSTTHAVAARERATLVKHLTAGSTLDAEWLADVERSTLAALARRGEATATELARDEPRLREQFVYAPGTTYEQRQTVSSRLLRLLGTEARVVRGRPLGSWTSSQFRWAIAPPLPDIPPHEAQAALTRYWLASHGPATEADLTWWTGWRVTDVRRALKAVEAVEVDLDGGRTGHVLPDDTESTEPPAPWAAFLPALDPTPMGWQERDWYLDPAHRPALFDRSGNIGPTVWWNGRAIGAWAQRPDGEPVWRLLTDPGTEARKAVEAEAARLHAWLDGTRVTPRFRTPLERELSA encoded by the coding sequence ATGAGCCCCGCGCGCCGCCCCCGGATCACCGCCGACGAACGGCGAGCCCGCCTGGCCGTCCGCCACCACCTGGCGCCCGCGTCGCGCGCGGCCACGGTCGAGGAGGTCGCGGCCTCGCTCACCGCCCTGCACGGCACCGACCCGGCGACCGTGCACCTGGCGGCGGGCGCCCGTCTTAGCGACGAGGCCGCCCCGCGCGGCCCGGTCGCGGCCATGGAGCGGGCGCTGTACGAGGACCGCAGCCTGATCCGTATGCACGGCATGCGGCACACGGTCTTCGTGTTCCCCGCCCCCCTCGCCCCGGTGGTCCAGTCGTCCACCACGCACGCGGTGGCCGCACGCGAACGCGCCACGCTCGTCAAGCACTTGACGGCCGGCAGCACGCTCGACGCCGAGTGGCTGGCGGACGTCGAGCGCTCCACCCTCGCCGCCCTCGCCCGTCGCGGCGAGGCGACGGCCACCGAACTGGCCCGGGACGAGCCGCGCCTGCGCGAACAGTTCGTCTACGCGCCCGGCACCACCTACGAGCAGCGCCAGACGGTCTCGTCCCGGCTGCTGCGCCTCCTCGGCACCGAGGCCCGCGTCGTACGGGGCAGACCGCTCGGGAGCTGGACGTCGAGCCAGTTCCGCTGGGCCATCGCGCCGCCGCTCCCGGACATCCCGCCGCACGAGGCCCAGGCGGCCCTGACCCGGTACTGGCTGGCCTCGCACGGCCCGGCCACGGAGGCGGACCTCACGTGGTGGACGGGCTGGCGGGTCACCGACGTCCGCAGGGCGCTGAAGGCCGTCGAGGCGGTGGAGGTGGACCTGGACGGGGGCAGGACCGGCCACGTACTGCCCGACGACACGGAGTCCACCGAACCGCCCGCCCCCTGGGCGGCGTTCCTCCCGGCCCTGGACCCCACGCCCATGGGCTGGCAGGAACGGGACTGGTACCTCGACCCGGCCCACCGCCCGGCCCTCTTCGACCGCAGCGGCAACATCGGCCCCACGGTCTGGTGGAACGGCCGCGCCATCGGCGCCTGGGCCCAGCGCCCGGACGGCGAACCGGTCTGGCGGCTCCTCACCGACCCCGGCACGGAGGCACGGAAGGCCGTCGAGGCGGAGGCGGCCCGCCTCCACGCCTGGCTGGACGGCACCCGCGTCACGCCCCGCTTCCGCACCCCGCTGGAACGCGAACTGTCGGCCTGA
- a CDS encoding trypco2 family protein: MTRPVCGCEESMGDLPVDDAVELADMIAQLREELSRAMAAGEDSDLRFEAERIELELTVGVERSREPGAKVRFWVFDAGATARRATTATQRITLTLQPVRADLPDRPALISGAELPGED, encoded by the coding sequence GTGACGCGGCCCGTATGCGGCTGCGAGGAGTCGATGGGGGACCTGCCGGTGGACGACGCGGTCGAGTTGGCGGACATGATCGCGCAGCTGCGCGAGGAGCTGAGCCGCGCCATGGCGGCGGGCGAGGACAGCGACCTGCGCTTCGAGGCGGAGCGGATCGAACTGGAGCTGACCGTCGGGGTGGAGCGCAGCCGCGAGCCCGGGGCCAAGGTGCGGTTCTGGGTGTTCGACGCAGGCGCCACCGCGCGGCGGGCGACCACGGCCACGCAGAGGATCACGCTGACGCTGCAGCCGGTCCGCGCGGACCTTCCGGACCGGCCGGCGCTGATCTCCGGCGCCGAGCTGCCCGGTGAGGACTGA